The following proteins are co-located in the Macrobrachium rosenbergii isolate ZJJX-2024 chromosome 26, ASM4041242v1, whole genome shotgun sequence genome:
- the kin17 gene encoding DNA/RNA-binding protein KIN17 — protein MGKTEKGTPKDLANKMKAKGLQKLRWYCQMCQKQCRDENGFKCHTMSESHQRQLLLFAENPDKYLDSFSEEFMEGYTSLLKRRFGTKRVHANNVYQEYIQDRHHVHMNATQWETLTDFVKWLGREGYCVVDETEKGWYVAYVDRDPETIRRQEMLKKKEKFEKDEEERMQEFINRQIELGQQKEKKEEAVYTELKHDEEGKAVGLNLKLSTNKVPVKLKTSAVNNVLEATSSKKRTHMQGKTDSKKQRTALEEIMEAEMQEKRAKEMLAKQLSAEKDVRKERPWLQRDIIVKIVSKDLGSKYYKVKGVVKDIVNEYVGVIILLECGTTLKVDQAKLETVIPSPERKVLILNGKYSGMEAILKKINESTFSAELELKNGKVLSNVPYEDFSKLHVP, from the coding sequence ATGgggaagacagaaaaaggaaCGCCAAAAGATTTGGCCAACAAAATGAAAGCCAAGGGCCTTCAAAAGCTTCGCTGGTACTGCCAGATGTGTCAGAAACAGTGTCGTGATGAGAATGGCTTCAAGTGTCACACCATGTCAGAGAGTCATCAGCGTCAGTTGCTGCTTTTTGCTGAAAATCCAGACAAATATTTAGACAGTTTCTCGGAAGAGTTTATGGAGGGTTACACGAGCCTGCTCAAAAGACGGTTTGGAACCAAGCGTGTGCATGCAAATAATGTGTACCAAGAATATATTCAAGATAGACATCATGTACACATGAATGCAACCCAGTGGGAAACACTCACGGACTTTGTCAAGTGGCTGGGACGCGAGGGATACTGTGTTGTTGACGAAACAGAAAAGGGTTGGTACGTTGCGTACGTGGACCGTGATCCAGAGACAATAAGAAGGCAGGAAAtgcttaaaaagaaagaaaagtttgagAAGGATGAAGAGGAGCGAATGCAAGAGTTTATAAACAGACAAATAGAATTGgggcaacaaaaagaaaagaaagaggaagcagTATACACAGAGTTAAAGCATGACGAGGAGGGGAAAGCAGTGGGTCTTAATTTGAAACTGAGCACAAATAAAGTGCCAGTGAAATTGAAGACAAGTGCAGTCAACAATGTGCTTGAGGCAACATCTAGCAAAAAAAGAACTCACATGCAAGGCAAAACTGATTCAAAGAAACAACGCACTGCATTAGAAGAAATAATGGAGGCAGAAATGCAGGAAAAACGGGCCAAAGAAATGCTGGCAAAACAGCTGTCTGCGGAAAAAGATGTAAGAAAAGAACGCCCTTGGTTACAGCGGGATATCATTGTGAAAATTGTCTCAAAAGACCTGGGGTCAAAATATTACAAAGTGAAAGGCGTTGTCAAGGATATTGTGAATGAATATGTGGGTGTGATTATACTTTTAGAATGTGGCACAACTCTCAAAGTTGACCAGGCTAAATTAGAAACAGTGATCCCATCCCCAGAGAGGAAGGTGCTTATCCTCAATGGGAAATATAGTGGGATGGAAGCCATTCTCAAAAAGATCAATGAGTCTACTTTTAGTGCAGAGTTAGAGCTGAAAAACGGGAAAGTTTTGAGTAATGTTCCATATGAGGATTTCAGTAAACTTCATGTACCTTGA